TCTACTGTAAATCTTCTTTACTAATCTGTTTTCCATCTCTCCAGATTCTTTCCAAATCATAGAAAGCACGATCTTCTTTACTGAATACATGAACAATGATATCCTTGTAATCCATAAGAATCCAGTTTGCACTCTGGTATCCTTCAATCTGCTTTGCATCATATCCTGCTCTGCCAAGTGCTTCTTCTGCACTGTCAGCCATAGCCTGTACTTGATTACGGTTTAAACCATCTGCAATGATAAAATAATCAGCAAGAACAGATACTTCGCTGATATCTATAATTGTAATATCTTCTGCTTTTTTATCTTCTAATGCTTCTACAGCAAGAAGAGCCATTTTTTTAGATTCGTTCATGATTAATTCCTTTCTTTATAGTAATCATATGTTTTCTGTGTCATAGGATCAGTCACGCTTTTCTTTCTGGCAAGGTAGGCAATCGTATCTTCTAAAATAAGAAGCAGGCAGGCATCAATATCTTTAAATGCCAGTTCTCTTACTTTAGGCAGATCTTCTGCTTTATCTCTATTAGCCTCTATATAATCCGCAATAAAAACAATCTTATCGAGCAAAGACATATCCGGACAGCCTGTTGTATGCCAAATGATTGCAGAAAGTATTTCTGAATCAGTCACACCATATATTTCATTTGCAAAACATGCTCCAAGCTTTGCATGAAGTAGTTCCGGATTCTTTCGTTCGTAGTCTGAAACAGGAATTCCATAGCTTTCACACTTGGAAATCTTATCTTCAGAAGAAAGATATTTGGCACAATCATGAAGTAAACCTGCAATTCTTGCCTTCTCAATATCTACACCATACCGCATGGCAAGACAGGTACTGGTATATTCCACACCAATGGTATGTTCATATCTCTTTGAAGATAGTTTCTTTTTTAAATTTTCTTTTATTTTCTGTATTTGCATCATAGCTTTATTGCTCCTTTTTTTCTGCGTCCTGACCGTCTGGCTGATAAAGACCATGTTCATAAATATAATGCTCTACTTTATCAGGAAGAAGATATCGAATACTCTCACCATCTCTCACCCGTCTACGGATATCATTCGATGAGATTTCTAATACAGGAGAGTTTAAACGGTGTATTTCTGAATCATATTTATTCTCAATGTATTCAATCTGACTATTTAAAGAACTCCCTGTTCCGGCTCTCCCTGCTACTACGATTGTAGCCATTTTTAAGATTTGTTCCGGTTCTTTCCACGATTCAATATGATAAAGAGAATCTGCCCCCATAATAAAAAAGTATTCATAATCCGGATGGCGTTCGGTAAGGTGAGAGAGGGTCTCAACCGTATACGTGTTACCCTCTCTGTTAAGTTCTTCTTTAGAAAGCCGGAAATGCCCGTTATCTTCTATCGCAAGTTCTGCCATTGCTACTCTGTCCTCTTCCGTAACAGAATTGGAAATCTTTTTATAGTAAGGATTTTTCGTTGGCATAATCAAAATCTCATCCAGCTGAAATTGATGAAATGCTGTTTCTGCCAACAATAAATGTCCAAAATGAATGGGATTAAATGTTCCTCCCATAATACCTATTTTTTTATGATCTGCCATGACTTCATACCTGTATCTTTATGGTAATACGATTTTACTGTTTTCCTTCGCTGGTTTATATAATACAATCTTTTTACCGATAACCTGTACTACCTCAGAACGAGTTCTTTCTGCAAGAACTTCTGCAATTTCTCTTGGGTCATCAAAACAGTTCTTTAAAACAGATACTTTTACTAATTCTCTTTTATCAATTGCTTCGCGGATTCCCTCAATTACTTCTGGAGTAAGAGATGCTTTTCCAATCTGGAAAATAGGGTCCATTGTCATCGCCAGGCTTTTTAAATAAGCTCTTTGTTTGCTTGTCATAATATTTCCTTTCTATTCTATTTCTATTTTTCTATTTCTATATTTCTACTTCATTTTTTCTTTTTTTAATTGGTATTTATTTATAATAATCAAAGGCAAGGTTATATAACTGTACGGTATCCCCTTCTTCGATTCCCAGTTCCTCTAAACGATCTAAAATACCGTTTTCTTTCATAAACTTCTGGAAGAATTCAAATCCTTTTTCGGATTCTAAGTTCGTATATCCAAGCATACGCTCTACTTTAGGACCTTCTACACTGTATACGCCCGGTTCTTCCATCTTAACAACGATAGATTCCTGATCATCATCTTCCTGAAGTTCAAAGAAGTATTCCTGATCGAACTCAATCGGTTCTTCCGGTAATTCTTTTAAAAGATCATTAACATACCAAAGAAGTTCTTTTACACCCTGTCCACTTACTGCGGAAATCGGGAAAATCTTCATATCTTTGTCTGCGAAAGCTTCTTCAAGCATTTCAATGATCACTTCACTGTCCTCTTCTGGCATCGCATCCATTTTATTGGCTGCGATTACCTGTGGGCGCTTGGCAAGTTCCGGATTATACGCCTCTAATTCTTTATTGATCGCTATGATATCTTCAATCGGATCTCTGCCTTCAACAGAGGCCGCATCTACAAGATGAATCATTACTTTCGTACGTTCAATATGACGTAAGAACTGATATCCAAGACCAACACCTTCTGAAGCACCTTCAATGATACCCGGAATATCCGCGATAACAAAACCGTTTCCTTCTGCTAAGTCTACTACACCAAGGTTTGGATTAAGTGTAGTAAAATGATAATTGGCAATCTTTGGCTTGGCGTTTGTTACACGAGAAAGAAACGTAGACTTTCCAACATTCGGAAATCCAATCAATCCAACGTCTGCAATTACTTTAAGTTCTAAATCAACCCACAGTTCTTTTGCTCTTTGTCCTGGCTGTGCGTACTTTGGTGCCTGCATTGTTGCTGTAGCATAATGCTGATTACCCTTTCCACCACGACCACCTTTTAAAAGCACTACCGGTTCCGTACGATTTGCCATATCAAGAATGACTTTGCCGGTTTCTGCATCTTTTACAACCGTTCCTGCCGGCACTTTTAAAATCATATCTTCTCCGCTTGCTCCGGTACATTTCTTTTTCGAGCCTTCTTTTCCATCACCGGCACAATATTTTCTTTTATGTCTGTAGTCAACCAGTGTATTTAATCCAGGGTCAACTACAAATATTAAATCTCCGCCTTTTCCGCCGTCTCCGCCGTCCGGACCGCCGTCTGGTACATAAAGTTCTCTTCGGAAGCTGACATGTCCATCTCCGCCTTTTCCGGAGCGGATAAAGATGCGCGCACGATCTGCAAACATTACATACA
This Anaerobutyricum hallii DNA region includes the following protein-coding sequences:
- the yhbY gene encoding ribosome assembly RNA-binding protein YhbY is translated as MTSKQRAYLKSLAMTMDPIFQIGKASLTPEVIEGIREAIDKRELVKVSVLKNCFDDPREIAEVLAERTRSEVVQVIGKKIVLYKPAKENSKIVLP
- the nadD gene encoding nicotinate-nucleotide adenylyltransferase; the protein is MADHKKIGIMGGTFNPIHFGHLLLAETAFHQFQLDEILIMPTKNPYYKKISNSVTEEDRVAMAELAIEDNGHFRLSKEELNREGNTYTVETLSHLTERHPDYEYFFIMGADSLYHIESWKEPEQILKMATIVVAGRAGTGSSLNSQIEYIENKYDSEIHRLNSPVLEISSNDIRRRVRDGESIRYLLPDKVEHYIYEHGLYQPDGQDAEKKEQ
- the yqeK gene encoding bis(5'-nucleosyl)-tetraphosphatase (symmetrical) YqeK, translated to MMQIQKIKENLKKKLSSKRYEHTIGVEYTSTCLAMRYGVDIEKARIAGLLHDCAKYLSSEDKISKCESYGIPVSDYERKNPELLHAKLGACFANEIYGVTDSEILSAIIWHTTGCPDMSLLDKIVFIADYIEANRDKAEDLPKVRELAFKDIDACLLLILEDTIAYLARKKSVTDPMTQKTYDYYKERN
- the obgE gene encoding GTPase ObgE, with translation MFADRARIFIRSGKGGDGHVSFRRELYVPDGGPDGGDGGKGGDLIFVVDPGLNTLVDYRHKRKYCAGDGKEGSKKKCTGASGEDMILKVPAGTVVKDAETGKVILDMANRTEPVVLLKGGRGGKGNQHYATATMQAPKYAQPGQRAKELWVDLELKVIADVGLIGFPNVGKSTFLSRVTNAKPKIANYHFTTLNPNLGVVDLAEGNGFVIADIPGIIEGASEGVGLGYQFLRHIERTKVMIHLVDAASVEGRDPIEDIIAINKELEAYNPELAKRPQVIAANKMDAMPEEDSEVIIEMLEEAFADKDMKIFPISAVSGQGVKELLWYVNDLLKELPEEPIEFDQEYFFELQEDDDQESIVVKMEEPGVYSVEGPKVERMLGYTNLESEKGFEFFQKFMKENGILDRLEELGIEEGDTVQLYNLAFDYYK
- the rsfS gene encoding ribosome silencing factor; its protein translation is MNESKKMALLAVEALEDKKAEDITIIDISEVSVLADYFIIADGLNRNQVQAMADSAEEALGRAGYDAKQIEGYQSANWILMDYKDIIVHVFSKEDRAFYDLERIWRDGKQISKEDLQ